CGAGGAACCTTGCACCCCATCGAAAGTACCCTCAGGGATTTCAAGCAAATCTTCCATCGTCTTGGTTTTTCTGTGGCTGAAGGCCCTGAGATTGAAACCCAATGGCGCAACTTCGATGCATTGAATTTTCCACCTGAGCATCCCGCTCGCGATATGCAGGATACATTCTTTCTAAAAAATGACTCTGTTCTGCGTACACACACCTCACCAGTACAGGTAAGACTCATGCTGGAGGAAAAACCTCCCATACGGTCGATTATGCCTGGTCGCGTGTATCGCAATGAAGCCATCGATGCCGGGCATTATTGTCTGTTTCATCAGGTTGAAGGTCTATATGTGGATAAGCATGTGACCATGGGTGAACTTAAAGCCACACTGGAACTCTTTTGCCGTGAATATTTTGGCGAAAATGTGAAGCTCAGATTTCGACCAAGCTTTTTTCCCTTTACCGAGCCCAGTAGCGAGATGGATGTATCCTGTTTCCTTTGTGGAGGCAAGGGATGTCGGGTTTGCAAG
The sequence above is a segment of the Candidatus Neomarinimicrobiota bacterium genome. Coding sequences within it:
- the pheS gene encoding phenylalanine--tRNA ligase subunit alpha; the encoded protein is MSLFKKVDELRSEFKQALASSPALSDLERIRQEFLGRKGVINDLFKKMKEVEAERRGEFGGVINQLKQDIHDHIEASINEQRGDVQAISSVDVTLPGVIYERGTLHPIESTLRDFKQIFHRLGFSVAEGPEIETQWRNFDALNFPPEHPARDMQDTFFLKNDSVLRTHTSPVQVRLMLEEKPPIRSIMPGRVYRNEAIDAGHYCLFHQVEGLYVDKHVTMGELKATLELFCREYFGENVKLRFRPSFFPFTEPSSEMDVSCFLCGGKGCRVCKQTGWLEIGGCGMVDPNVFQAVNIDSEEYTGYAFGMGIERIAMMKYGITDIRLLFENDVRFLKQF